In Bacillus sp. NP247, one DNA window encodes the following:
- the buk gene encoding butyrate kinase, which yields MSVNRILVINPGSTSTKIGVFDNERPVLEETIRHDVEQIGKYKRIIDQYEFRKETILEVLHSHGINISKLNAVCGRGGLLRPIEGGTYTVNNAMLEDLKNGFSGHHASNLGGILAYEIASGLNIPAFIVDPVVVDEMEPIARISGIAGMERKSIFHALNQKAVARKVADELNHKYEDLNLLVTHMGGGITVGAHKKGKVIDVNNGLNGEGPFSPERAGTVPVGQLVEMCFSGEYYRDEMVKKLVGQGGLVSLIGTNDAIKVEQMVEKGDPEATLIYKAMAYQVAKEIGGASAVLHGKIDAIVLTGGLAYSKILVDEIKERVHWIADVIVHPGEDELQALAEGALRVLREEEAPKEYVVREKQTVARG from the coding sequence TTGTCTGTAAATCGAATTCTTGTTATTAATCCAGGTAGTACATCCACAAAAATTGGTGTTTTTGATAATGAAAGACCTGTTCTAGAAGAAACTATTCGTCATGACGTAGAACAGATTGGGAAATATAAGCGAATTATCGACCAATATGAGTTTCGAAAAGAAACGATTTTAGAAGTTCTACATTCTCATGGTATTAACATTTCAAAATTAAACGCTGTTTGTGGACGTGGTGGATTACTTCGTCCAATCGAAGGCGGTACGTATACAGTAAACAATGCGATGTTAGAAGATTTAAAAAATGGGTTTAGCGGTCATCACGCTTCAAATCTCGGTGGCATTCTAGCTTATGAAATCGCTTCTGGATTAAATATTCCTGCATTCATTGTGGATCCTGTCGTTGTAGATGAAATGGAACCTATTGCTCGTATTAGCGGTATTGCTGGTATGGAACGTAAAAGTATTTTCCATGCATTAAACCAAAAAGCGGTTGCTCGTAAAGTAGCAGATGAATTAAATCACAAATATGAGGATTTAAATTTATTAGTTACACATATGGGCGGCGGTATTACAGTTGGTGCTCATAAAAAAGGAAAAGTTATCGATGTTAATAATGGCTTAAACGGAGAAGGACCATTTAGTCCAGAGCGTGCTGGTACAGTACCAGTAGGACAATTAGTTGAAATGTGTTTTTCTGGTGAGTATTACCGAGACGAAATGGTTAAAAAACTTGTCGGACAAGGTGGACTTGTAAGTCTTATCGGTACAAACGATGCAATTAAAGTAGAACAAATGGTTGAAAAAGGTGATCCTGAAGCAACTCTTATTTATAAAGCAATGGCATATCAAGTTGCAAAAGAGATTGGCGGAGCTAGTGCTGTACTTCACGGGAAAATCGATGCAATCGTATTAACTGGTGGACTTGCGTACAGTAAAATTCTTGTCGATGAAATAAAAGAACGTGTTCACTGGATTGCAGATGTTATCGTACATCCAGGAGAAGATGAATTACAAGCGTTAGCAGAAGGAGCACTTCGTGTATTACGTGAAGAAGAAGCGCCGAAAGAGTATGTTGTACGAGAAAAACAAACAGTAGCTAGGGGTTGA
- the lpdA gene encoding dihydrolipoyl dehydrogenase, whose translation MAREYDLVIVGGGTGGYVAAIRASQLGLKTALVEKENLGGTCLHKGCIPSKALLRSAEVYATAKKGEEFGVIASNVELNFAKVQERKEKIVTQLHKGVQHLMKQGKIDVFEGIGRILGPSIFSPMPGTISVELASGEENEMLIPKNVLVATGSRPNSLPGLELDGEYVMSSDHALKMETLPSSIIIVGGGVIGIEWASMLADFGVEVTVLEYAKNILPLEDNDVSKEMQRLFKKKGIKVVTGAKVLPETLVKDNGVTIQAEHNGENKAFKAEKMLVSVGRQANTQNMGLENTDIVVEKGYIQTNEFYQTKESHIYAIGDVIGGLQLAHVASHEGIVAVEHIAGKEVTPIDYSMVSKCVYSSPEVASVGLTEQEAKEKGYKLKVGKFSFRAIGKALVYGESDGFVKLVVDEETNDILGVHMIGPHVTDMISEAGLARVLDATPWEVAHTIHPHPSLSEAIGEAALAVDGRALHA comes from the coding sequence ATGGCAAGAGAATATGATTTAGTCATCGTTGGCGGGGGTACTGGTGGATACGTTGCTGCTATTCGTGCATCACAACTAGGGTTAAAAACTGCACTTGTTGAAAAAGAAAATCTTGGTGGTACTTGTTTACACAAAGGGTGTATTCCTAGTAAAGCTCTTTTACGTAGTGCGGAAGTATACGCAACTGCTAAAAAAGGAGAAGAGTTCGGAGTTATTGCAAGTAATGTAGAACTAAACTTTGCTAAAGTACAAGAGCGTAAAGAGAAGATTGTAACGCAGCTTCATAAAGGCGTTCAGCATTTAATGAAACAAGGTAAAATTGATGTGTTTGAAGGTATTGGCCGTATTCTTGGCCCATCTATTTTCTCTCCAATGCCAGGTACAATTTCAGTTGAACTTGCAAGTGGAGAAGAGAATGAAATGTTAATTCCAAAAAATGTACTTGTTGCAACAGGCTCACGTCCAAATTCATTACCAGGATTAGAGTTAGACGGAGAGTATGTAATGTCTTCGGATCATGCCCTAAAAATGGAAACGCTTCCCAGTTCGATCATTATCGTTGGTGGCGGTGTAATCGGTATTGAGTGGGCATCTATGCTTGCTGACTTCGGTGTAGAAGTTACAGTATTAGAGTATGCGAAAAACATATTACCACTAGAGGATAATGACGTTTCAAAAGAAATGCAGCGTCTATTCAAGAAAAAAGGTATTAAAGTGGTAACTGGTGCAAAAGTATTACCAGAAACATTGGTAAAAGATAATGGAGTAACAATTCAAGCTGAACATAACGGTGAGAATAAAGCATTTAAAGCAGAAAAAATGCTTGTATCTGTAGGAAGACAAGCGAATACGCAAAATATGGGCTTAGAGAACACAGATATTGTTGTGGAAAAAGGATACATTCAAACAAATGAGTTTTATCAAACGAAGGAATCTCATATTTACGCAATTGGGGATGTAATCGGCGGCCTACAACTTGCTCACGTTGCTTCGCATGAAGGAATTGTTGCTGTAGAACATATTGCTGGTAAAGAAGTTACACCAATTGATTATTCAATGGTATCGAAATGCGTATATAGCAGTCCAGAAGTTGCTTCTGTCGGTTTAACAGAACAAGAAGCGAAAGAAAAAGGCTATAAGTTAAAAGTAGGTAAATTCTCATTCCGTGCAATCGGAAAGGCACTTGTATACGGAGAATCAGACGGTTTTGTAAAACTTGTAGTTGATGAAGAAACAAATGACATTCTTGGTGTTCATATGATCGGGCCACATGTAACAGATATGATTTCTGAAGCTGGTCTTGCAAGAGTACTTGATGCAACACCTTGGGAAGTAGCACATACAATTCATCCGCATCCATCATTATCTGAGGCGATTGGTGAAGCAGCACTTGCTGTAGATGGAAGAGCGTTACACGCATAA
- the yqiS gene encoding phosphate butyryltransferase encodes MKLEHLIDQAAGQPKKTVAVAVAEDHEVIEAVAKAIKLQLAQFRLYGNQEKIIGMLQGHGLQTSEHIEVIAAASSAEAAELSVKAVRNGEADVLMKGNIPTANILKAVLNKEWGLRKGSVLSHVAAFEVPNYDRLIFVTDAAMNIAPDVTQKAAIIQNTVEVAQAIGIDLPKVAPIAAVEVVNPAMQATIDAAMLTQMNRRGQIKNCVVDGPLALDNAVSQIAAEHKGIVSDVAGKADILLVPTIEAGNVLYKSLVYFANAKVGAMIAGAKAPIVLTSRADSAETKVYSLALAVATASK; translated from the coding sequence ATGAAGTTAGAACACTTAATTGATCAAGCAGCAGGACAGCCTAAAAAAACTGTGGCTGTAGCAGTAGCTGAAGATCATGAAGTAATTGAAGCTGTAGCGAAAGCAATCAAGTTACAGCTAGCTCAATTTCGTCTATATGGAAATCAAGAGAAAATAATAGGGATGCTACAAGGGCATGGGTTACAAACTTCAGAACATATTGAAGTGATTGCAGCAGCGTCAAGTGCTGAGGCTGCAGAACTTTCTGTTAAAGCTGTAAGAAATGGCGAAGCAGATGTACTAATGAAGGGGAACATCCCAACAGCAAATATTTTGAAAGCTGTATTAAATAAAGAGTGGGGACTTCGTAAGGGCAGCGTACTTTCACATGTTGCAGCGTTTGAAGTTCCAAATTACGATCGTCTTATTTTTGTTACAGACGCAGCGATGAACATTGCACCTGATGTAACACAAAAAGCTGCTATTATACAAAATACTGTAGAAGTTGCCCAGGCAATAGGAATTGATTTGCCAAAGGTAGCGCCAATTGCAGCGGTAGAGGTTGTTAATCCTGCGATGCAAGCGACAATTGATGCAGCGATGTTAACTCAAATGAATCGCCGCGGACAAATTAAAAATTGTGTCGTTGATGGACCACTTGCTTTAGATAATGCAGTATCACAAATTGCAGCAGAACATAAAGGCATAGTAAGTGATGTAGCAGGTAAGGCAGACATTTTACTCGTCCCAACGATTGAAGCTGGAAATGTGCTATATAAATCACTCGTCTATTTTGCAAATGCAAAGGTAGGAGCGATGATTGCTGGCGCTAAAGCACCGATTGTTTTAACATCACGTGCTGATTCAGCAGAAACAAAAGTATATTCATTAGCATTGGCAGTTGCGACTGCTTCAAAATAA
- the bfmBAA gene encoding 3-methyl-2-oxobutanoate dehydrogenase subunit alpha — protein sequence MAEVKEKRHEELGLSDEQVLEMYRTMLLARKIDERMWLLNRAGKIPFVISCQGQEAAQVGASFALDREKDYALPYYRDMGVVLAFGMTAKELMLSAFAKAGDPNSGGRQMPGHFGQKKNRIVTGSSPVTTQVPHAVGIALAGKMEKKDLVTFVTFGEGSSNQGDFHEGANFAGVHKLPVIFMCENNKYAISIPVEKQLACKNVSDRAIGYGMPGYTVDGNDPLAVYKAVKEAADRGRRGEGPTLVETVSYRLTAHSSDDDDRVYRDKEEVEEAKKKDSIITFAAYLKEVGVLTEAFEKQMLDEIMHIVNEATEYAENAPYAAPEDALKHVYAE from the coding sequence ATGGCAGAAGTAAAAGAAAAGCGCCATGAAGAGCTTGGCTTAAGTGATGAGCAAGTATTAGAGATGTATCGTACGATGTTACTTGCGCGAAAAATCGACGAACGTATGTGGTTATTAAACCGTGCAGGTAAAATTCCATTCGTAATTTCTTGTCAAGGACAAGAGGCTGCACAAGTTGGTGCATCATTCGCTCTTGATAGAGAGAAAGATTATGCATTACCATACTACCGTGATATGGGTGTTGTATTAGCGTTTGGTATGACAGCTAAAGAGCTTATGTTATCTGCTTTCGCGAAAGCTGGAGATCCAAACTCTGGTGGTCGTCAAATGCCTGGTCATTTCGGACAAAAGAAAAATCGTATTGTAACAGGTTCATCTCCAGTTACAACACAAGTACCACATGCAGTTGGTATTGCATTAGCTGGAAAAATGGAGAAGAAAGATTTAGTAACGTTCGTTACATTCGGAGAAGGTTCTTCCAATCAAGGTGATTTCCATGAAGGGGCAAACTTTGCCGGTGTACACAAACTACCTGTTATTTTCATGTGTGAAAATAATAAATATGCAATCTCTATTCCGGTTGAAAAACAATTAGCATGTAAAAACGTATCAGATCGTGCAATTGGTTACGGTATGCCAGGATATACAGTAGACGGAAACGATCCGCTTGCAGTATATAAAGCTGTAAAAGAAGCAGCAGACCGTGGCCGTCGTGGTGAAGGCCCGACTTTAGTTGAAACAGTATCGTATCGTTTAACAGCACATTCTAGTGACGACGATGATCGTGTTTACCGTGATAAAGAAGAAGTAGAAGAAGCGAAGAAGAAAGATTCAATAATAACATTTGCAGCTTATTTAAAAGAAGTTGGCGTGTTAACTGAGGCATTTGAAAAACAAATGTTAGATGAAATTATGCATATCGTAAACGAAGCAACAGAATATGCAGAAAATGCTCCGTATGCAGCACCTGAAGATGCATTGAAGCACGTATACGCAGAATAA
- a CDS encoding dihydrolipoamide acetyltransferase family protein — MAVENITMPQLGESVTEGTISKWLVNVGDHVNKYDPLAEVMTDKVNAEVPSSFTGIVKELIAGEGETLAVGEVVCVIQVEGADEVAATAVEEKTKEEQKAEVTTPEKAPKAKQPTGGKPRFSPAVLKLAGEHNVDLDLVEGTGANGRITRKDILKLVESGNIPQAGAKKEEVVAVAERPEAPKSATVVPVAQKVEAAKPVSVPTMPGDIEIPVTGVRKAIAANMLRSKHEAPHAWMMIEVDVTNLVSYRNSIKGDFKKREGFNLTFFAFFVKAVAQALKEYPQINSMWAGDKIVQKKDINLSIAVATEEELFVPVIKQADEKTIKGIAREITELAGKVRTKSLKADEMQGGTFTINNTGSFGSVQSMGIINYPQAAILQVESIVKRPVIMDNGMFGARDMVNLCLSLDHRVLDGLICGKFLGRVKEILENVSENNTSVY, encoded by the coding sequence ATGGCTGTAGAAAATATCACAATGCCTCAGCTCGGGGAGAGCGTTACAGAGGGTACAATTAGTAAATGGCTCGTTAATGTTGGCGATCACGTAAATAAGTATGATCCGCTTGCAGAAGTAATGACGGACAAAGTAAATGCCGAAGTACCATCTTCTTTCACTGGTATTGTGAAAGAGTTAATAGCTGGCGAAGGTGAAACGTTAGCCGTAGGTGAAGTTGTTTGTGTCATTCAAGTAGAAGGCGCAGATGAAGTAGCAGCAACAGCTGTAGAGGAAAAAACGAAAGAAGAACAAAAGGCAGAAGTAACTACGCCTGAAAAAGCACCGAAAGCAAAACAACCAACTGGTGGAAAACCACGTTTTTCACCAGCGGTTTTAAAACTTGCGGGTGAGCATAACGTTGATTTAGATTTAGTAGAAGGTACGGGGGCAAATGGCCGTATTACTCGTAAAGATATTTTAAAGCTAGTGGAATCTGGAAATATTCCGCAAGCAGGTGCGAAGAAAGAGGAAGTTGTTGCAGTAGCAGAGCGTCCAGAAGCACCAAAATCAGCGACAGTAGTACCGGTAGCGCAAAAAGTAGAAGCTGCAAAACCAGTTTCTGTGCCGACAATGCCTGGAGATATCGAGATTCCGGTAACAGGTGTGCGTAAAGCAATTGCAGCAAATATGTTACGTAGTAAGCACGAGGCACCTCATGCTTGGATGATGATTGAAGTAGATGTGACAAACCTTGTGTCATACCGTAATTCAATTAAGGGTGACTTTAAAAAGCGTGAAGGCTTTAACCTAACGTTCTTTGCTTTCTTCGTAAAAGCAGTAGCACAAGCGTTAAAAGAATATCCTCAAATTAACTCAATGTGGGCAGGCGATAAAATCGTTCAGAAGAAAGATATTAACCTTTCTATCGCTGTTGCAACAGAAGAAGAGTTATTTGTGCCAGTAATTAAACAAGCGGACGAGAAGACGATTAAAGGAATCGCTCGTGAAATTACAGAGCTTGCAGGAAAAGTACGCACGAAATCGTTAAAAGCGGACGAAATGCAAGGCGGAACATTTACAATTAATAACACAGGATCATTCGGTTCTGTTCAATCTATGGGCATTATTAATTACCCACAAGCGGCTATTTTACAAGTTGAATCAATTGTAAAACGCCCAGTAATTATGGATAACGGTATGTTCGGTGCTCGTGACATGGTTAACTTATGTTTATCACTTGATCACCGTGTACTTGATGGTTTAATTTGTGGTAAATTCTTAGGACGTGTAAAAGAAATTTTAGAAAACGTGTCAGAGAACAATACATCTGTATATTAA
- a CDS encoding leucine dehydrogenase gives MTLEIFEYLEKYDYEQVVFCQDKESGLKAIIAIHDTTLGPALGGTRMWTYDSEEAAIEDALRLAKGMTYKNAAAGLNLGGAKTVIIGDPRKDKSEAMFRALGRYIQGLNGRYITAEDVGTTVDDMDIIHEETDFVTGISPSFGSSGNPSPVTAYGVYRGMKAAAKEAFGTDNLEGKVISIQGVGNVAYHLCKHLHAEGAKLIVTDINKEAVQRAVEEFGATAVEPNEIYGVECDIYAPCALGATVNDETIPQLKAKVIAGSANNQLKEDRHGDIIHEMGIVYAPDYVINAGGVINVADELYGYNRERALKRVESIYDTIAKVIEISKRDGIATYVAADRLAEERIASLKNTRSTYLRNGHDIISRR, from the coding sequence ATGACATTAGAAATCTTCGAATACTTAGAAAAATATGATTATGAGCAAGTGGTATTTTGTCAAGATAAAGAATCTGGTTTAAAAGCAATCATCGCAATCCATGATACAACACTTGGACCAGCTCTTGGTGGAACAAGAATGTGGACATATGATTCTGAAGAAGCGGCGATTGAAGATGCATTGCGTCTTGCAAAAGGGATGACATACAAAAATGCAGCAGCTGGTTTAAACTTAGGTGGTGCAAAAACAGTAATTATCGGTGATCCACGTAAAGATAAAAGCGAAGCGATGTTCCGTGCATTAGGACGCTACATTCAAGGACTAAACGGACGTTACATTACAGCTGAAGATGTTGGTACAACAGTAGATGATATGGATATTATCCATGAAGAAACTGATTTTGTAACAGGGATTTCACCATCATTCGGTTCTTCTGGTAACCCATCTCCAGTAACTGCATACGGTGTTTACCGTGGTATGAAAGCAGCTGCAAAAGAAGCATTTGGTACAGATAATCTAGAAGGAAAAGTAATTTCTATTCAAGGCGTTGGTAACGTAGCATATCACCTATGCAAACATTTACACGCTGAAGGAGCAAAATTAATTGTTACAGATATTAATAAAGAAGCTGTACAACGTGCAGTAGAAGAATTCGGTGCAACAGCAGTTGAGCCAAATGAAATTTACGGTGTTGAATGTGATATTTACGCACCATGTGCATTAGGCGCAACAGTTAATGATGAAACTATTCCACAACTTAAAGCAAAAGTAATTGCGGGTTCTGCAAATAACCAATTAAAAGAAGATCGTCACGGCGACATCATTCATGAAATGGGTATTGTATACGCACCAGACTATGTAATTAATGCAGGTGGCGTAATTAACGTAGCAGACGAATTATATGGATACAATAGAGAACGTGCACTAAAACGTGTTGAGTCAATTTATGACACAATTGCAAAAGTAATCGAAATTTCAAAACGCGATGGCATAGCAACTTATGTAGCAGCGGATCGTCTAGCTGAAGAGCGCATTGCAAGCTTGAAAAACACTCGTAGCACATACTTACGCAACGGTCACGATATTATTAGCCGTCGCTAA
- a CDS encoding YjdF family protein: MDLTVYHDGQFFVGIITHKEKGKLYGARYIFGMEPSDEEVLIFVNGPMLAYFQHVAKCGVEVKEKLRPKNIKRIIRQAAKEVNVKRFTKAQEAISLSYELHKQDRKVQSKKRREAEKQRKRFIKVQKAKQKHRGH; this comes from the coding sequence ATGGATTTGACAGTATATCACGATGGTCAATTTTTTGTAGGAATTATTACGCATAAAGAAAAAGGGAAATTGTATGGAGCAAGGTATATTTTTGGAATGGAACCATCAGATGAGGAAGTACTTATATTTGTGAATGGTCCAATGTTAGCATATTTCCAGCACGTCGCAAAATGCGGTGTGGAAGTTAAAGAAAAACTGCGTCCCAAAAATATAAAACGTATCATACGACAAGCGGCAAAAGAAGTAAATGTAAAACGTTTTACAAAGGCGCAAGAAGCAATTAGTTTATCTTATGAACTGCACAAACAAGATAGAAAAGTGCAATCTAAAAAGAGACGAGAAGCAGAAAAGCAGCGAAAACGTTTTATAAAAGTACAAAAAGCAAAGCAAAAGCATCGTGGCCATTAA
- a CDS encoding DUF421 domain-containing protein — translation MHMHIFEGARHLSNGEWVVRAIIAYTFLILVAKSMGQRSIAQLRFLDVVLVLLLGGNISNALSDEKVGLLGSMITTFILVVLHIISSVLMLKWDRWRRFLEPAPIILIHNGAIDFSNLKKARITVEYLFSELRMRNVSDIQTIKLALWEASGVVSIFQYPEYEAVSRLDLKVAGKKSPVAFILVKDGRIQQDVLALVGKTEEWAKEFLEKNAEIESIMLATVDEAHKINILLKK, via the coding sequence ATGCATATGCATATTTTTGAAGGAGCACGGCATCTTTCTAACGGTGAATGGGTTGTTCGAGCTATTATAGCGTACACATTTTTAATATTAGTTGCGAAATCGATGGGACAAAGATCCATCGCACAACTTCGCTTTTTAGATGTTGTATTAGTGTTATTACTTGGTGGGAATATTTCTAATGCGCTATCTGATGAAAAGGTCGGATTACTCGGTTCAATGATTACAACTTTTATACTAGTTGTACTTCATATTATAAGCTCTGTTTTAATGTTGAAATGGGATAGATGGAGACGCTTTTTAGAGCCTGCACCTATTATTCTTATACACAATGGTGCCATTGATTTTAGCAATTTGAAAAAGGCGAGAATTACGGTGGAATATTTATTTTCGGAACTTCGCATGCGAAATGTGAGCGATATTCAAACGATTAAATTAGCATTATGGGAAGCAAGTGGTGTTGTTTCTATATTTCAGTATCCAGAATATGAAGCAGTTTCTCGGCTGGATCTTAAAGTGGCGGGGAAAAAATCTCCAGTTGCTTTTATTTTAGTGAAGGATGGAAGAATTCAGCAGGACGTTCTCGCTTTAGTAGGAAAAACAGAAGAGTGGGCGAAAGAGTTTTTAGAGAAGAATGCAGAAATTGAATCCATTATGTTAGCTACAGTAGATGAAGCACATAAAATAAATATTTTGTTAAAAAAATGA
- a CDS encoding FtsW/RodA/SpoVE family cell cycle protein — MKRSTEFLKSLDVKLILILCALCVTSIAAIYSSQQTGQYGAENFALKQGVNYIIGIVMLLLVASVDSDQLQKLSWPLYIATFASIILLKILPVSNFTPEILGAKRWFRFPVIGSIQPSEFFKIALVMLVANLAVKHNAQYMVRTFKTDLILIGKVMLVAIPPTAVVYSQPDTGMVFLYAAAIACILFMSGIQKKLIALCTIIPVTIVSALIFIYVRYEDFFFNNLVTLLKPHQQSRILGWLDPFEHTDQGYQTQQSILAVGSGGMEGKGFGEGNVYIPEKHTDFIFATIAEEGGFIVAALVVFLFLLLLYRTIIIGYSADNLFGTLLCAGSIGILTVQIFQNIGMIVGLMPVKGIALPFLSYGGSSLFSNMIMMGLILSVRKTYKKYMFSVK; from the coding sequence ATGAAAAGAAGTACCGAGTTTTTAAAAAGTTTAGATGTAAAATTAATTTTAATTTTGTGTGCATTATGTGTTACGAGTATAGCCGCTATATATAGCAGTCAGCAAACTGGACAATATGGGGCTGAGAATTTTGCTCTGAAACAAGGTGTTAACTACATAATTGGGATTGTAATGTTACTTCTTGTTGCAAGTGTTGATTCAGATCAGCTACAAAAACTATCTTGGCCATTGTATATTGCTACATTTGCTTCGATTATTTTGTTGAAGATATTACCAGTTTCAAACTTTACACCTGAAATACTTGGGGCGAAAAGATGGTTTAGGTTTCCGGTAATTGGATCTATTCAACCGTCGGAGTTTTTCAAAATTGCACTGGTTATGTTAGTAGCAAATTTAGCAGTAAAGCATAATGCACAGTATATGGTTCGAACATTTAAAACAGACCTAATATTAATAGGAAAGGTAATGTTAGTAGCTATTCCTCCTACGGCTGTTGTATATAGCCAACCGGATACAGGTATGGTGTTCTTATATGCTGCTGCAATTGCATGTATTTTATTTATGTCAGGTATTCAGAAGAAATTGATAGCGTTATGTACAATTATTCCGGTGACCATAGTATCTGCGTTAATATTTATTTACGTAAGGTATGAGGATTTCTTCTTTAATAATTTAGTTACTTTACTAAAACCTCACCAACAATCACGAATTTTGGGTTGGTTAGATCCATTTGAACATACAGATCAAGGCTATCAAACACAGCAATCGATTTTAGCTGTAGGTAGTGGAGGTATGGAAGGGAAAGGATTTGGTGAAGGGAACGTCTATATTCCAGAGAAACACACTGACTTTATTTTCGCTACAATTGCCGAAGAAGGTGGATTTATAGTAGCGGCGTTAGTTGTGTTCTTGTTCCTGTTACTACTATATCGAACAATTATTATCGGTTATTCTGCTGATAATTTATTTGGTACATTATTATGTGCTGGATCAATAGGAATACTAACGGTTCAAATATTCCAAAATATTGGTATGATCGTTGGATTAATGCCTGTAAAAGGGATTGCATTACCTTTCTTATCGTATGGGGGAAGTTCCTTATTCTCGAATATGATTATGATGGGGCTCATATTATCGGTACGGAAAACGTATAAAAAATATATGTTTTCAGTTAAGTAA
- the bfmBAB gene encoding 3-methyl-2-oxobutanoate dehydrogenase subunit beta → MAVMSYIDAITLAMREEMERDEKVFVLGEDVGKKGGVFKATHGLYDQFGEDRALDAPLAESAIAGVAIGAAMYGMRPIAEMQFADFIMPAVNQIVSEAAKIRYRSNNDWTCPITVRAPFGGGVHGALYHSQSVEAMFANQPGLKIVIPSTPYDAKGLLKAAIRDEDPVLFFEHKRAYRLIKGEVPEDDYVLPIGKADVKREGDDITVITYGLCVHFALQAAEKLAQDGISAHILDLRTVYPLDKEAIIEAASKTGKVLLVTEDNKEGSIMSEVAAIIAENCLFDLDAPIARLAGPDVPAMPYAPTMEKFFMVNPDKVEKAMRELAEF, encoded by the coding sequence ATGGCTGTAATGTCTTATATTGATGCTATTACATTAGCAATGCGCGAGGAAATGGAACGCGATGAGAAAGTATTCGTTTTAGGTGAAGATGTTGGTAAAAAAGGTGGCGTATTTAAAGCGACACACGGATTGTATGATCAATTTGGTGAAGACCGTGCGCTTGATGCACCGCTTGCAGAATCTGCAATCGCAGGGGTAGCAATTGGTGCGGCAATGTATGGTATGCGTCCAATTGCTGAAATGCAGTTTGCTGATTTCATCATGCCAGCAGTAAATCAAATTGTTTCTGAGGCAGCAAAAATTCGTTATCGTTCTAATAATGATTGGACTTGTCCAATTACAGTTCGTGCGCCATTTGGCGGCGGTGTTCACGGTGCATTGTATCATTCACAATCTGTAGAAGCGATGTTTGCAAACCAACCAGGTTTAAAAATTGTTATCCCTTCTACACCATATGATGCAAAAGGCTTATTAAAAGCTGCAATTCGTGATGAAGATCCAGTATTATTCTTTGAACATAAGCGCGCATATCGCTTAATTAAAGGTGAAGTGCCGGAAGATGACTATGTATTACCAATCGGAAAAGCAGATGTAAAACGCGAAGGTGATGATATTACTGTTATCACTTACGGATTATGTGTTCACTTTGCTCTTCAAGCAGCTGAGAAGTTAGCGCAAGATGGCATTTCTGCACACATTCTTGATTTACGTACTGTGTATCCATTAGATAAAGAAGCAATCATTGAAGCTGCTTCTAAAACAGGTAAAGTTCTTCTTGTAACAGAAGACAATAAAGAAGGAAGCATTATGAGTGAAGTGGCAGCTATTATCGCTGAAAATTGTCTGTTTGATTTAGATGCGCCAATCGCACGTCTTGCAGGCCCAGACGTTCCGGCAATGCCATATGCACCAACAATGGAAAAATTCTTTATGGTAAATCCAGATAAAGTTGAAAAAGCAATGCGTGAACTTGCGGAATTTTAA
- a CDS encoding NUDIX hydrolase, producing the protein MGYVEELRKIVGHRPLILVGAVVLVINENGYVLLQQRTEPYGKWGLPGGLMELGESPEETAYREVYEETGIEVKNLRLINVFSGANYFTKLANGDEFQSVTTAYYTDEYEGDFVMNKEEAVQLKFFPVTELPDYIVGSHKKMIVEYMKIMEKRI; encoded by the coding sequence ATGGGATATGTAGAAGAATTACGAAAAATAGTTGGTCATCGCCCTTTAATCTTAGTTGGTGCTGTTGTACTCGTTATAAATGAAAATGGATATGTTTTATTGCAGCAAAGAACAGAGCCGTACGGAAAATGGGGGCTACCTGGTGGGCTAATGGAGCTTGGTGAATCACCAGAAGAAACAGCTTACCGCGAAGTATATGAAGAGACAGGAATAGAAGTAAAGAACCTCCGATTAATCAATGTATTTTCTGGAGCGAACTATTTTACAAAATTAGCAAACGGTGATGAATTTCAATCCGTAACGACAGCCTATTATACGGATGAATACGAAGGTGATTTTGTTATGAATAAAGAAGAAGCGGTTCAGCTTAAATTCTTCCCAGTAACAGAACTACCGGACTATATTGTAGGATCGCATAAAAAAATGATTGTTGAATATATGAAGATTATGGAAAAAAGGATATAA